The nucleotide sequence TACCTTTTGTGGTCCATGAAATTCAGCTGATAATTTCAATATGTGTGATGATGATCGCTATTATTAAGTAATTGTGATTTTGATGTGATTAGCGTTTTTTGCTTATTTTATATAGCAACAGACAGAATGTGTAACCAATTGAAAGTATAATGTATTGTGTGTTATTGTTGGAAATAAGACGCTAGAGAACTGTTATTTAAAAATGTTTATAACTTGTTGATAGTGCTTGTTATTCTGCATGTGGTCTTGCTGGTTTGTTTCATCTTACACCTCAAGTTTTACCTCGATTTTCTAATGCATAAGCTAGATTTTCTCATTTGCTCTGTGGGATCCCTTCAACTAGAATGCGCCGCGCACGATTTATACTTTAAGCACTCCTCGATGAAGCATATATAGAATCAGGACGTGGTTTGGCTATATTTCAAATAAATTTAATCTTGCTTGAAATTCCTGTAGGGAAAATAGATGTCAACTAAGCTAGCTAATCCAGCGCCTCTTGGGCTTATGGGTTTTGGTATGACCACCATACTGTTAAACATTCACAATGCGGGTTTCTTCCCTATCGATTCTATGATTTTATCTATGGGGTTATTCTATGGTGGCATTGGCCAAGTAATCGTCGGCATTATGTGCTTTAAACGTGGCGATACATTCGGCACCACAGCTTTCACTTCTTACGGCCTATTTTGGTTAACCTTGGTTGGCTTACTCGTTATGCCTAAAATGGGACTAAGCGAAGCGAGCCCTGCAGGTTTTATGGGTTGGTATTTAACTTTATGGGGGATCTTCACCGCATTTATGTTTGTAGGTTCATTACGTTACCCTCGTGCTAAGCAGGTCGTTTTTGGTTCGCTTACAATACTATTCTTCCTATTAGCAGCAAGAGATTTCACTGGTAGTGCATTAATTGGCACTATTGCTGGTTTCGAAGGTATTTTCTGTGGTGCAAGTGCTATCTATTTTGCAATGGCCCAAGTGCTAAATGCTGAATATGGCCGTACAATTTTACCTGTTGGTGAGCTTGTAGTGAAAGATAGTAAGCTATCTCCAGCTGATGAAATTGTCACTCAGTTAAACGCTGCGTAATCATTTCGATTTTAATCGAAAAAAGGCTGACATTTGATGTCAGCCTTTTTTATTTGGGCTAAATATCGAGATTAAGCTTGCTGTAATTTCAACAACCATTTGCCATACAGATAGATACCTACTGCTGATATTGTTCCTATTGCAGCAATAATATACCAAGCCATGCCGACATCATGGGTATTGTATAACAAGGTCGTGAGCATTTGTGCTGATTCACCTGTGTAAGCGACTAAAGTCGTGAACGCTTCTCCTTGGGGGATCGCATTTATCTCTTGGGCACTCATGCCACGTTGTGATAGTAACTCAAGTGAGAAAATCTCTTTTGATGCATAAATCTCATACAGTCTAGGACCAAAATATCCCTCTAGGGTCCAACCTATTCCTTGCGGCAGCATCACGAAGCCAAGGTACATGGCTTTTTTGCCTTCAGGGGCAATATTACCCATAAATTCGTTCTTCTTTGGGCTGATCATCATCTCACCAAATGAGAACATGACAATGGCGAGAACAACCATCCAAGCTGCATTGGTAGCACCAATCAATACGAAAGCGAAAATACTCAGTAGACATCCAGCTAACATGGCTGTAGTAATGCGGTATTTTGCTGTGAGTGCAGCCACCAAGAAGCAGGTGGTCATGATCATGCCGGCATTGAGATTCAGCATGCCTTCAGGCATCACCCTAGTGCCAGTATTATCTAAGCCTAACCAGAATTGAAAGAAACCGTTCGAAGTACCTTCAGGTCCAAATAGCGAAGTCACGATAACGCTGGTATCAACCCATTCAGCAATATAAATAGGCAAGACATCAAATAATGAGTTGAACAAGAACCAAAATCCTGCAAACACCAGCATGTAGTAGATCACTACAGGTTTTTTAAGTTCATGGAGCGCATCTTTCCAGAGTGCTTGTTGCTGGATCTCACCGGATTGTATCTTACGCTTACGCTCTAAACGCTCCTCCTTACCAGGTTCTTTATAGGCGAGTAAAAATAGGAAGTTAAGTGAAATGATAGCGGCACAGGCGTAGAAGACATTGTCCCAAGATAGCTGGCGCATGTGCACAGCGACCAGTGGCCCTAAGAAACCACCAATATTGACCACTTGATAGAAAATGCCCCAGGCCATAGAGGTGTTTTGCCTGCCGGTTGAGAGTACCAAGGTACCTTGAATACCCGGTTTGAATATCCCTGTTCCTCCAGCGAGTAATATGGCACCGAACAAAAAGCCATAGAAACTTGGGAAGAAGGCCATGACTAAATAGCCGCAAATTTTTATGATGGTGGATGCGAAGATGGTCTCTTTGTATCCGACTCTATCGGATATACCACCGGTAAATACTGGGATAAAGGTCTGCATCATGGCCCAAACAGCAAGAATGACACCGTAGTCGCTCAGGCTTATTCCTAAGCCTCCCTCTGACACTGGTGCTTTAGCATAAAGGCCAGCACTGGCCTTTACACCATAATAGGCAATACGCTCAACGAGCTCCATTCCGCCTACAATCCAAAAAATATAACTTAGGCTGGCAATAGAAGCCCACATACCTAACTGTTTCACTTCCCGCAGATCGTTATCCGCGTAAGCATCTTTGGAGTCGCTCATACTTTTCCTTTAATTATTATAATTATTTATTGTTATCTGTGTTATTTGTTCTGATTGCTTGTGTTTAAACGGGGCAACTGAGTATTTCAATGTGTGCCATAGAACTACTCACTTGTAACGTACTCGACACTTTACCTAATTCGACTGAGAAACACCAAGCGATTAGCTGAAAATGAAACCTGCTTAGCAAAAGCGTTTAAATTCAATAATTGATATCTAAAAATGAAGGTGAGACTGTTAATCGATATCGGTATACAAAGAAGAGGTAATGGGTGACAAAATATGACTAAGCAGAATTAGGTAAGGTAGGTAAGTAAAAAATGGATTGTTTATTTATTATCAATATAGCTTCAACCCGTCTGAGTTTTCTCATTGGGCAGTGAGTTTAGCTCATTGGTAAAAGCAAAGTTATTCTTTCCCCTATGCTTGGCGAGATACATGGCTTTGTCAGCCTTATTGATAAGCTTTGCCCCATCAACACCATCATCGGGAGCAACCGCAATGCCTAGGCTAACGCCTACTTTACATACTGTGTCTTGAATCACGAAGTCGGTTGTCAGTGAGTCGATCATTGTGCGAGCAATATGTTCGACAATACTGAGATCGCTAACATGGGGAAGAATAACCAAAAACTCATCTCCGCCCACCCTGGCGAGGATATCTTCATCTCTAATTGCGTCAGATAATCTTACCGTTACCTCTTTTAAGAGCTGATCTCCTGCCTGATGACCTAAAGTGTCATTGATGTTTTTAAAATTATCTAAGTCGGCAAATATCACCACAAGCTTGTTACCTTTTGTCTGTAAGGTCTTGAGATAATCTTGCATCTGTTTACCTGCATATTCACGAGTTGGCAGGCCGGTTAATGTGTCATGGTGGGCCATGTGTTTAAGCTTTTTTTGCAGTTGATCCCGCTCGATAGCATTATGTTTAAATATCTTCATGGCTTTGGCCATGTTACCCACTTCATCTTTACGCTCTGATCCTGAGATGTCGATATTCAGATCATTACGTGAGAGTTGGGTCATCATATGAGTCATGGCGACGAGAGGCAGGGAAATATCAGCAGCTAATAAGTAACCGAGAAAGAAGATAACAATGGCAATAATGGCACCACTTAACATGAGAAAACGGTTCATAGAATAGACAGGGCTTAATATCTCATTTGTGTCTATCTCGGCGATAATCGCCCATCGGGTGCCGAGAAAATTGACTGGCGCAAAAGCTGAAAAAACGGAAACACCTCGGTAGTCCTCTATTCTGGCATTACCGGCTTCTCCGACAAGGGCGCGATGAACCGAAACCGTGTCGACCTGGGTTTTGAGTATGCTTTGGCCCAAAAAGAAGCGTGAGTCGCTACGCATTAACAGGTCTGGCCCCACCAAATAGGTTTCACCGCTCTTCCCCATACCTGCGGTGACATGCATTACTCGATTAAGGGGGGCTATTGGCATCTGGAAGGCGATAATCCCGATATATTGGCGGTTACTGTCGAACACCGGTGATGCAATAAAGCTGGCGGGAGCATTGTTACTTGGCTCATAGGGTGAGAAGTCGGCAAAAAGATGTTTATTTATGTGTGGTTGATTATTAATTTGTTGTATTAATTCACTTAGATGTGTCTTATTCCAGCGCCCTGTGATCAGGTTAGTTGCAAAATCCTCCTCCTTCTTAACCGTATAGATAAGCTCCCCTTGAGTGTTAAACAGGAACAGATCATGAAACTCCCGAGTTGAGACTAAGTTGGTGAATGCGGGGTGATAGTCACCATGATATTGATCGTAAATGGATGCGTTGAGTGCACTTTTTTGTTCATTTGAGAAGGGGCTCATGGGGATGTAGGAGTTTTGTAGTTTCTGGGTCTGATCTTTATCCAGTGCGATCCAAGCTTGGGAAAAATGTTCGACGGCTGAGATCACTAGCGGACTTTGGGCGTGAAAAATCAGATCTTTTTCGATAACTGAAAAGTAAGTATTTAGTGCTGTACTCCTAGACTCTAGCAATGACGAGAGCTTATCCTCGGCAGAGTGTGTCATCTCATTTTTTGCGATGGTGAAAGCGATAAATGCAGTAATTAAAGCGGAAAGCAGTGCGAAGCAGATCATAACCACAGGAAACTTATGGGTGATCTTTAAATCTGTGAACATACTTTCTCTTCCAATAAACACAGTGAACCATAATTATAGTCGACAATTTATAAGCGGGCAGAAGCCGTTTGTGATTGGAATCAGTTTGGCTCTGTTCTGTTCAAAATAAGCTAAGAGAAGAACCATAACCGCTGTACTTTTACGATGGGAAATGGAGATAAGCAGCAGGTAATAAAAAGGGCTGTCTCAATGACAGCCCTTAGGGTTGGGTAAGCGCTAAAGTCCTAGGTACAATTACCTTGGCGTTATCACTTAGAAACAATCCATTAAGAACAATCCATTAGGAATTAGATCCTTCTTTTAACCCTCAAGCTTAGCAAGCTCAGCTTTTTGCTCAGTTAGCTTGTCCATATCACGTTGATATTCAGCTTGCTTAGCCCGCTCTTTCTCAATCACGGCAGCAGGGGCTTTAGCCACGAAGCCTTGATTAGAAAGCTTACCTTCGATACGGGCAAACTCATTAGCGGCTTTCTCAAGTAACTTGTCGATACGAGCCACTTCTTTAGCCACATCGATAAGACCAGCCATTGGGATCAACAGCTCCATATCACCAATCAACTGAGTGGTCGACATCGGCGCGACATCGTCTTCAGACATGATGGTGATCGACTCTAGTTTTGCCAGTGTAGTGAAGAATACCTGATTTGCTTCAAGACGAACTCTGTCTTTGTAGCTCACACCACGTAACAGGGCATTAAGTGGCTTAGATGGCGCAATGTTCAGCTCTGCACGGATGTTACGTACCGCAGTGATCACTTGCTTAACCCACTCAAGATCTTCCATCGCCTCTACATCAACTTTATCAGCTTGATATTCAGGGAAGGCGGCTAACATTAATGTGTCACCTTCAACGCCTGCAAGTGGCTGAACACGCTTCCAGATGGTCTCTGTTAGGTAAGGCATCATAGGATGCATCAGACGCTGCATCTTTTCTAGTACTGTCACTAGAGTATGACGTGTACCACGAAGTTGCGCTTCACTGCCACTTTGCATAACAGGTTTAGTCAGCTCTAAGTACCAGTCACAGAACTGGTTCCAAGTGAACTCATAGATGGTGTTGGCCGCTAAATCGAAACGGTAGTTTTCCATGTGCTCGTCATAGGTTTTAACGGTTTCATTGAACAGACCGATAATCCAGCGATCCGCAATCGATAGCTCCATTTCTCCCGGTTTGCCGTCAACTAAGATCTGACCGCAATCTAATGCTTCGCCTACTGCATCATCTGCAGCGTCATCAGCTTGCACTTCAGTGTTCATCAAAACATAACGTGAAGCGTTCCAGATCTTGTTACAGAAACTGCGGTAACCGTCCAGACGCTTCATATCCCAATTGATATCACGGCCAGTCGATGCCATAGAGGCCAAGGTAAAGCGCAGCGCATCGGTACCGTGTGGCTCAATGCCATCGGCAAACTCTTTACGGGTACTCTTTTCAATTTTTGCAGCAAGCTTTGGCTGCATCATGTTGCCAGTACGCTTAGCGACTAATGATTCAAGGTCGATACCGTCAATCATATCTAATGGGTCAAGTACGTTGCCCTTAGACTTAGACATCTTGTTACCGACTTCGTCACGGATTAGACCTGTCACGTAAACAGTTTTGAATGGCACCTGTGGCTTGCCGTTTTCATCTTTGATGAAATGCATGGTCATCATGATCATGCGGGCAACCCAGAAGAAGATGATATCAAAGCCAGTGACTAATACATCGGTTGGGTGGAAAGCTTTAAGCTCAGCAGTATCTTTTGGCCAGCCTAGTGTAGAGAAGGTCCACAACGCAGAGCTGAACCAGGTGTCGAGCACGTCGTTGTCTTGGCGTAGCACAACTGAGTCATCCAAGCTGTGCTTAGCACGCACTTCGGTTTCATCACGGCCCACATACACTTTTCCGGTCTCGTCGTACCAAGCTGGGATACGATGTCCCCACCATAGCTGACGTGAGATACACCAGTCGTTAATGTCACGCATCCACGAGTTGTACATATTCTCATACTGCTGAGGGACAAACTTGATGTCGCCGTTCTCAACTGCTTCCATGGCAGTCTTAGCCATAGGAGCAACAGAGACATACCATTGGTCGGTCAATAGTGGCTCAATGACCACGCCAGAACGGTCACCATAAGGCACTTTCAATCTGTGTGGATCGATTTTGCCAAGCAGGCCTAATGTTTCGAACTCTGCAACAATAGCAGTACGAGCTTTGAAACGATCAAGACCTGCATAACGCGCTGGTAAGCTGTTATCTAAATCTGTATTGCTGGTGCCATCGCTATTGACCACTTCAGCCGATGAGCGGATCGCCGCATCGAAGGTCAAAATGTTGTACATTGGCAACGCATGACGCTTACCGACTTCATAATCGTTAAAGTCATGTGCTGGAGTGATTTTCACACAGCCGGTACCGAATTCAATATCAACATAATCATCGGCAACGATTGGAATAAGACGGTTGACGATTGGCAGAATAATAAACTTGCCGATCAATGATGCATAACGCTCATCATCTGGATGAACCGCTACAGCACTGTCACCTAGCATGGTTTCAGGACGGGTGGTTGCGACTTCTAGGTAATCTTTACCGTCAGCGGTTAACGCGCCGTTAGCAAGTGGGTAGCGGAAGTGCCACATGCTGCCTTGCTTCTCTTTGTTCTCAACTTCGAGATCTGAGATAGCTGTGTGCAGGGCTGGATCCCAGTTAACCAAACGCTTACCGCGGTAGATTAGGTCATCTTCATAAAGACGGACAAAGACTTCTTGTACCGCTTCAGACATACCGTCATCCATGGTGAAACGTTCGCGATCCCAATCCACAGATGCGCCAAGACGACGTAGCTGTTTAGTGATGGTGCCGCCGGACTCTTTTTTCCAGTCCCAAATACGGTCGATAAACTTTTCACGACCAAGATCATGCCGTGTCTTGCCCTCTTCAGCAGCCAACTTACGCTCAACTAACATTTGAGTCGCGATACCTGCGTGATCGGTGCCGACCTGCCAAAGGGTGTTTTTCCCCTTCATACGTTGGTAGCGAGTCAAGGTATCCATAATGGTATCTTGGAAAGCATGACCCATGTGCAGGCTACCCGTCACATTTGGTGGCGGGATCATGATGCAATAGTTGCCCTTAGACTCGTCGCCGTGTGGCTTAAAGTAACCTTTCTCTTCCCAGCTTTTATAGAGGGACTGTTCAATAGACTGCGGGTTGTATGTTTTTTCCATGGAGGACGCTTCTCAAACTAAATTAGTGGTTGTTTTGCTTCTATCTTGGGTCTGTAATACCACACCCAAGCTTTGATATTGACGATAGCGTTCGCGGGCGATCGCTTTAAGTCCAGTATCATTGGCAACGAAATCGATAATTTGACCAAAGTTTACCGCAAATGAGGGTACTTGGTCTGCAAGATTAATCAGAAGATGGCGATTTTTATTGGGTCCTAACGTATCAAAGCCAATTTCGACGGGAGCACCTGTTGTTGGCCCTTCACCTTTAAGGTTATGGGGCACAAAAGCGGTCGGCTCAAATTGCCATAAAAGTTCGTCAACGTCATAGGCTTGTTCTCTATCCTGAGTATGGATATAAACCAGCTGCTGATTAACAAAAGCCTCTTGTGCCAGTTCACAGGCTAATCTGTGTACTTGCTCACTTGCCTCTGTGGGGCTGTTGGCCTCTGGTGGCATCACATAAAATAGGGCATTTGGCATGATTTAGCTCTATATAGACCGAGTTGGGTTTTATTACTGACGAAGGAGGATATTTTACACTAGATGTTGCTAGTGTTCAGCCATTTTTTCAGTGCTCTTATTTTCATTTACATCATAAGCCTAAATGTTTGATGCAGTGCAAAGATGCACTATGCGGTGGTGACACGGCGGTTCGCAGGGCTGCCGTGTCAAGGAGCGTTACAGTCGTATTCATACTTCGAGAAGATTGTCTTTTTGATTTGACCGTGTTTCAGACTCTATTCGGAGGAGGTTGGCTCGAGGTTAGTTAAAAGGGATTTATTTTGACAGCTCTTGTGGTTTTTCACCTGTTGCTGGCATCACTATATAGAGATCTTTCAGTTTATACTCATCACCTCTCAATAACGCCTCTCGCACGGCAGGCACCGAGGTTATAGGTAAGCCTTTGGTAATGAGGAGGAGTAAAGCTTGGGAAAAGTGATATTTATCTGATTCGAGGGTTTTTTGGTTATATATTTCTACTTGCATAACGTCCAGATGCTAATCGAGTAATTACTCTGTTTACATTAACACTTAGTTAAACTTAACGATAATGAAAATTGTCATAGTATTGCTTTAACTCGTAATGATGTCTTATTGAGAAGCTATGTGGTGAAGGGAGATAATCAAAACTCAAGTATAAAATACCTTTCCTATTTCTGAGTGGATAGATATTAGCGTATTTCATGCTTGGACAATTGTTAAACACTTAGGTAGGTTACCTGCTTGGTTGTTTATGTTTTAAAAGGGTTATTTTGCCGGCTAATCTACTGCTCTTATTTGCGGCCGCTATTTGGGGATTTGGTTTTGTAGCCCAAAGTTTAGGAATGGAGCATCTGTCTCCCTTTATGTTCAATGGTTTACGATTTCTTATCGGCGCTGTCAGCTTATTGCCTTTGATTGTATTTTTCTATCGTAGGGGAAAGATTCAGGTTGGGGATAGAAGCTCTTTACTTGTGGGATCGGCTGTGCTCGGAATTCTTTTGTTTATAGCTGCCTCGTTTCAACAAGTAGGCTTGCAGTATACAACAGCTGCCAATGCGGGATTTATTACTGGCTTATACATTGTTTTAGTGCCGATTTTAGGGTTAGCATTAAAGCACAAAACTGGGATGAACACTTGGCTTGGATGTGCTGTTGCAGTGTTTGGCTTGTACTTTCTCAGCATTACAGATGATTTTAGTATGGGCTATGGTGATGCACTGCAGCTTTTTGGAGCGTTATTCTGGGCTATGCATATCTTAGCGGTAGGCCATTTTGCCCGAAAAAACTCTGCTATATTGCTAGCCGGTTTACAATTTATCATCTGTGGTTTGCTTAGTTTACTCGTTTCCAGCGGATTAGAGTTCACGCAAGTTGAACATATTGCTGCAGCATGGGGCTCATTAGCCTTTGCGGGTATCGTCTCCGTTGGCATCGCTTACACCCTACAGGTTGTGGCACAAAAACGGACCCATCCGGCTCATGCGGCGATAATTTTAAGTTTGGAAACCGTATTCGCTGCAATTGGTGGCATCTTATTTCTGGGTGAAAACATGGATTCACGTGCCTTATTTGGCTGTGGTTTGATGTTAGTTGGTATGTTAATTTCTCAAGTTCCACTTAAGTATTTGGTTAAAACAAAGACGCAAAAGTTAGAGCTTGAAAGTTAAGCCGATATCACCCAAGTGACCTTACTTATGACTCTTGTTTGCCTGAT is from Shewanella sp. MTB7 and encodes:
- a CDS encoding MFS transporter, which encodes MSDSKDAYADNDLREVKQLGMWASIASLSYIFWIVGGMELVERIAYYGVKASAGLYAKAPVSEGGLGISLSDYGVILAVWAMMQTFIPVFTGGISDRVGYKETIFASTIIKICGYLVMAFFPSFYGFLFGAILLAGGTGIFKPGIQGTLVLSTGRQNTSMAWGIFYQVVNIGGFLGPLVAVHMRQLSWDNVFYACAAIISLNFLFLLAYKEPGKEERLERKRKIQSGEIQQQALWKDALHELKKPVVIYYMLVFAGFWFLFNSLFDVLPIYIAEWVDTSVIVTSLFGPEGTSNGFFQFWLGLDNTGTRVMPEGMLNLNAGMIMTTCFLVAALTAKYRITTAMLAGCLLSIFAFVLIGATNAAWMVVLAIVMFSFGEMMISPKKNEFMGNIAPEGKKAMYLGFVMLPQGIGWTLEGYFGPRLYEIYASKEIFSLELLSQRGMSAQEINAIPQGEAFTTLVAYTGESAQMLTTLLYNTHDVGMAWYIIAAIGTISAVGIYLYGKWLLKLQQA
- a CDS encoding valine--tRNA ligase; this translates as MEKTYNPQSIEQSLYKSWEEKGYFKPHGDESKGNYCIMIPPPNVTGSLHMGHAFQDTIMDTLTRYQRMKGKNTLWQVGTDHAGIATQMLVERKLAAEEGKTRHDLGREKFIDRIWDWKKESGGTITKQLRRLGASVDWDRERFTMDDGMSEAVQEVFVRLYEDDLIYRGKRLVNWDPALHTAISDLEVENKEKQGSMWHFRYPLANGALTADGKDYLEVATTRPETMLGDSAVAVHPDDERYASLIGKFIILPIVNRLIPIVADDYVDIEFGTGCVKITPAHDFNDYEVGKRHALPMYNILTFDAAIRSSAEVVNSDGTSNTDLDNSLPARYAGLDRFKARTAIVAEFETLGLLGKIDPHRLKVPYGDRSGVVIEPLLTDQWYVSVAPMAKTAMEAVENGDIKFVPQQYENMYNSWMRDINDWCISRQLWWGHRIPAWYDETGKVYVGRDETEVRAKHSLDDSVVLRQDNDVLDTWFSSALWTFSTLGWPKDTAELKAFHPTDVLVTGFDIIFFWVARMIMMTMHFIKDENGKPQVPFKTVYVTGLIRDEVGNKMSKSKGNVLDPLDMIDGIDLESLVAKRTGNMMQPKLAAKIEKSTRKEFADGIEPHGTDALRFTLASMASTGRDINWDMKRLDGYRSFCNKIWNASRYVLMNTEVQADDAADDAVGEALDCGQILVDGKPGEMELSIADRWIIGLFNETVKTYDEHMENYRFDLAANTIYEFTWNQFCDWYLELTKPVMQSGSEAQLRGTRHTLVTVLEKMQRLMHPMMPYLTETIWKRVQPLAGVEGDTLMLAAFPEYQADKVDVEAMEDLEWVKQVITAVRNIRAELNIAPSKPLNALLRGVSYKDRVRLEANQVFFTTLAKLESITIMSEDDVAPMSTTQLIGDMELLIPMAGLIDVAKEVARIDKLLEKAANEFARIEGKLSNQGFVAKAPAAVIEKERAKQAEYQRDMDKLTEQKAELAKLEG
- a CDS encoding DMT family transporter; this translates as MPANLLLLFAAAIWGFGFVAQSLGMEHLSPFMFNGLRFLIGAVSLLPLIVFFYRRGKIQVGDRSSLLVGSAVLGILLFIAASFQQVGLQYTTAANAGFITGLYIVLVPILGLALKHKTGMNTWLGCAVAVFGLYFLSITDDFSMGYGDALQLFGALFWAMHILAVGHFARKNSAILLAGLQFIICGLLSLLVSSGLEFTQVEHIAAAWGSLAFAGIVSVGIAYTLQVVAQKRTHPAHAAIILSLETVFAAIGGILFLGENMDSRALFGCGLMLVGMLISQVPLKYLVKTKTQKLELES
- a CDS encoding sensor domain-containing diguanylate cyclase, whose translation is MFTDLKITHKFPVVMICFALLSALITAFIAFTIAKNEMTHSAEDKLSSLLESRSTALNTYFSVIEKDLIFHAQSPLVISAVEHFSQAWIALDKDQTQKLQNSYIPMSPFSNEQKSALNASIYDQYHGDYHPAFTNLVSTREFHDLFLFNTQGELIYTVKKEEDFATNLITGRWNKTHLSELIQQINNQPHINKHLFADFSPYEPSNNAPASFIASPVFDSNRQYIGIIAFQMPIAPLNRVMHVTAGMGKSGETYLVGPDLLMRSDSRFFLGQSILKTQVDTVSVHRALVGEAGNARIEDYRGVSVFSAFAPVNFLGTRWAIIAEIDTNEILSPVYSMNRFLMLSGAIIAIVIFFLGYLLAADISLPLVAMTHMMTQLSRNDLNIDISGSERKDEVGNMAKAMKIFKHNAIERDQLQKKLKHMAHHDTLTGLPTREYAGKQMQDYLKTLQTKGNKLVVIFADLDNFKNINDTLGHQAGDQLLKEVTVRLSDAIRDEDILARVGGDEFLVILPHVSDLSIVEHIARTMIDSLTTDFVIQDTVCKVGVSLGIAVAPDDGVDGAKLINKADKAMYLAKHRGKNNFAFTNELNSLPNEKTQTG
- a CDS encoding acetate uptake transporter encodes the protein MSTKLANPAPLGLMGFGMTTILLNIHNAGFFPIDSMILSMGLFYGGIGQVIVGIMCFKRGDTFGTTAFTSYGLFWLTLVGLLVMPKMGLSEASPAGFMGWYLTLWGIFTAFMFVGSLRYPRAKQVVFGSLTILFFLLAARDFTGSALIGTIAGFEGIFCGASAIYFAMAQVLNAEYGRTILPVGELVVKDSKLSPADEIVTQLNAA
- a CDS encoding DNA polymerase III subunit chi; this encodes MPNALFYVMPPEANSPTEASEQVHRLACELAQEAFVNQQLVYIHTQDREQAYDVDELLWQFEPTAFVPHNLKGEGPTTGAPVEIGFDTLGPNKNRHLLINLADQVPSFAVNFGQIIDFVANDTGLKAIARERYRQYQSLGVVLQTQDRSKTTTNLV